One genomic region from Streptomyces sp. NBC_01304 encodes:
- a CDS encoding DUF317 domain-containing protein, with product MSDTVELTLVSPVYLAGRGDPGWVTVPLHRASGWSYGHDPLMPRVLLTSPNQQAMLRIDPDPDEPWWTISHARTDDQPAWQATFDAHTPVEIIAAFTDALTNPRALRAATPPTAPLRQAGWRDDARQSGLVSPDGVVRVEYVSEHGLDHWFITVTDGRTPDDELWEACLDGTTPPHLVAALTRALTDATPVIRDPKRMPGLGVRHRHDVRQPVPVETVAFALENRVKHLTGRHPQPSTPPAQLPSASSPGRTP from the coding sequence ATGAGCGACACCGTCGAGCTGACCCTCGTCTCCCCGGTCTATCTCGCCGGCCGCGGCGATCCGGGCTGGGTTACCGTCCCTCTCCACCGGGCCAGCGGCTGGAGCTACGGCCACGATCCGCTGATGCCCCGTGTGCTGCTCACCAGCCCCAACCAGCAGGCGATGCTACGGATCGACCCGGACCCGGACGAGCCGTGGTGGACCATCAGCCACGCCCGTACCGACGACCAGCCGGCATGGCAGGCCACCTTCGACGCCCACACGCCGGTCGAGATCATCGCTGCCTTCACCGACGCCCTCACCAACCCCCGTGCCCTGCGCGCTGCCACGCCGCCCACCGCTCCTCTGCGGCAGGCAGGTTGGCGCGACGATGCCCGCCAGAGCGGCCTCGTGTCGCCTGACGGCGTGGTCCGTGTCGAGTACGTCAGCGAACACGGCCTCGACCACTGGTTCATCACGGTCACCGACGGCCGCACCCCCGACGACGAGCTGTGGGAGGCGTGCCTGGATGGCACCACCCCGCCCCATCTGGTCGCCGCCTTGACCCGTGCGCTCACCGACGCCACCCCCGTCATCCGCGACCCGAAACGCATGCCCGGTCTCGGCGTGCGCCACCGGCACGACGTCAGGCAGCCCGTGCCCGTGGAGACGGTCGCCTTCGCGCTGGAGAACCGCGTCAAGCATCTGACCGGCCGCCATCCGCAGCCGAGTACGCCGCCCGCGCAGCTTCCGTCCGCGTCATCTCCTGGCCGCACGCCCTGA
- a CDS encoding DUF317 domain-containing protein, with amino-acid sequence MTRPYTASKADDPWSRIWFDTTPRHLAGPGDPRHVTQALRAGGWENYGDPDFPHVVLASPDYRHTLVLEPTADTYGSWWRVSSERWYASFGGNTPAEIIAGFTDPLLQTTPKVEPDIWPTLQAAGWTYERDERGNERARHPDGITTMERSATLTSDYFSWKAEVALPTGLGGHNRLWHAYFDDRTPRHLLAGFATALVDPAPVSRGHYDVPHSHLVTQLERGAQGEQLAAAHEARLKASRSTARKAHRSAAPTARPPSAPAIESITPAARGR; translated from the coding sequence GTGACACGCCCCTACACCGCCAGCAAGGCCGACGACCCCTGGTCGCGGATCTGGTTCGACACCACGCCCCGCCACCTCGCCGGTCCCGGTGACCCGCGCCACGTCACCCAGGCACTGCGGGCCGGCGGGTGGGAGAACTACGGCGACCCCGACTTCCCCCACGTCGTCCTGGCCAGCCCTGACTACCGGCACACGCTCGTCCTGGAGCCCACTGCGGACACGTACGGCTCCTGGTGGCGGGTCTCGTCGGAGCGCTGGTACGCGTCCTTCGGCGGCAACACGCCCGCCGAGATCATCGCCGGATTCACCGACCCGCTCCTGCAGACCACACCCAAGGTCGAGCCGGACATCTGGCCGACGCTGCAGGCAGCGGGCTGGACCTACGAGCGCGACGAACGAGGCAACGAGCGTGCACGCCATCCGGACGGCATCACGACCATGGAGCGGTCGGCAACGCTGACCAGCGACTACTTCAGCTGGAAGGCCGAAGTAGCGCTGCCCACCGGCCTCGGCGGCCACAACCGGCTGTGGCACGCGTACTTCGACGACCGCACCCCACGCCACCTGCTCGCCGGCTTCGCCACCGCCCTCGTCGACCCCGCGCCCGTCTCCCGTGGCCACTACGACGTCCCGCACTCCCACCTGGTCACGCAGCTGGAACGCGGCGCCCAGGGCGAACAGCTCGCCGCCGCCCACGAAGCACGGCTGAAGGCCAGCAGGTCCACCGCCCGCAAGGCCCACCGCAGCGCCGCGCCCACGGCCCGGCCTCCGTCAGCGCCCGCCATCGAGTCGATCACGCCTGCCGCTCGGGGCCGCTGA
- a CDS encoding DUF317 domain-containing protein: protein MKKNKQWSGWGPTGQQAQQHYLVEPRHLAGGGDLRHVTEYLRASGWRDKSKSGGPVVFDSPDKSMRIGYDPYTQPGGWTISGKQTATQEAWHATLGRQVPVEIVAGFTDALTRPRSAHAPNVWAPLEAQGWETERGQHFTARSPDGDAVLRFHQTAPGQAHWWAGARNEHGRVWEAMFTPTTPMHLVQAFSTALADPQPAMRPLGHIPPSQRIRTTSVSVLPSQLSAWQQARITAARAATWASNTFATNKARTQAPGARPYAKAGRMR from the coding sequence GTGAAGAAGAACAAGCAGTGGTCCGGCTGGGGCCCAACTGGTCAACAGGCGCAGCAGCATTACCTCGTTGAGCCGCGCCACCTCGCCGGCGGCGGAGACCTGCGCCACGTCACCGAGTACCTGCGCGCCTCGGGCTGGCGGGACAAGTCCAAGTCCGGCGGCCCTGTCGTGTTCGACAGCCCCGACAAGTCCATGCGCATCGGATACGACCCGTACACCCAGCCCGGCGGCTGGACCATCAGCGGAAAGCAGACCGCGACCCAAGAGGCATGGCACGCCACCCTAGGCCGGCAGGTCCCCGTCGAGATCGTGGCCGGGTTCACCGACGCACTGACCCGGCCGCGCTCGGCACACGCCCCCAACGTGTGGGCGCCGCTTGAGGCCCAGGGCTGGGAGACCGAACGCGGACAGCACTTCACCGCCCGCAGCCCGGACGGCGACGCCGTCCTCCGCTTCCACCAGACCGCCCCCGGACAGGCGCACTGGTGGGCCGGCGCCCGCAATGAACACGGCCGGGTGTGGGAGGCGATGTTCACGCCGACCACGCCGATGCACCTCGTGCAGGCGTTCAGCACCGCGCTCGCCGATCCGCAGCCGGCAATGCGGCCCCTCGGGCACATCCCGCCCTCCCAGAGAATCCGCACCACCTCCGTGTCCGTACTGCCCTCGCAGCTCAGCGCATGGCAGCAAGCCCGGATCACCGCGGCCCGCGCCGCCACCTGGGCCAGCAACACCTTCGCCACCAACAAGGCGCGCACTCAAGCCCCCGGAGCACGCCCGTACGCCAAGGCCGGGCGGATGCGGTGA
- a CDS encoding DUF317 domain-containing protein, protein MSHERFYSRVNGPTLHRVNAVRWLNEVSPRHLAGGGDPRHVTEHLLASGWSNHSVVGFPHVLLESPDHHLHLTLEPEPDERSTWWRIHPAEDPAWVAQFGGNTPVEVIAGFTDALTSTTPQQPPTDLWRLAAGRGWATRRAGRERAALSPDETAVLARVSSLSETPRWRWDVEVSIPVSDTRRRWVWGASIEEAAPAAALAGFVDALTDPAPLLRAEGQTTGHTFGFLNSLRSTVTPEQHRLLHLQRLQATEHLGPPEQSPATPPPPQGPPRHRKHR, encoded by the coding sequence GTGAGCCACGAACGCTTCTACTCCCGCGTCAACGGGCCCACCCTGCATCGCGTCAACGCCGTCCGCTGGCTGAACGAGGTCTCACCGCGGCACCTGGCCGGCGGCGGCGACCCCCGGCACGTAACCGAGCATCTGCTCGCGTCGGGGTGGAGCAATCACTCGGTCGTCGGCTTTCCCCACGTCCTGCTGGAAAGCCCCGACCACCACCTGCACCTCACGCTCGAGCCCGAACCCGACGAGCGGAGCACCTGGTGGCGCATCCACCCGGCCGAAGACCCGGCATGGGTAGCCCAGTTCGGCGGCAACACCCCGGTGGAGGTCATCGCAGGCTTCACCGATGCCCTGACCAGCACCACTCCACAGCAGCCGCCGACAGACCTGTGGCGCCTCGCGGCCGGCCGGGGCTGGGCGACGCGGCGGGCCGGTCGCGAGCGAGCCGCCCTGTCGCCTGATGAGACCGCCGTGCTGGCCCGCGTCTCCTCGCTGTCAGAGACACCCCGGTGGCGTTGGGACGTCGAGGTCTCCATACCCGTCTCCGACACACGGCGCCGGTGGGTCTGGGGCGCTTCCATCGAGGAGGCCGCTCCGGCCGCCGCGCTCGCGGGATTCGTCGACGCACTCACCGATCCCGCGCCGCTGCTCCGCGCCGAGGGTCAGACGACGGGCCACACCTTCGGCTTCCTCAACTCCCTCCGCAGCACTGTCACACCAGAACAACACCGTCTGCTCCACCTGCAACGGCTCCAAGCCACCGAACACCTCGGCCCACCCGAGCAGTCCCCGGCGACACCGCCACCTCCCCAAGGTCCACCTCGCCACAGGAAGCACCGCTGA